Proteins encoded within one genomic window of Setaria italica strain Yugu1 chromosome IV, Setaria_italica_v2.0, whole genome shotgun sequence:
- the LOC101778649 gene encoding protein ALTERED XYLOGLUCAN 4, translated as MVTNFLQKYQLQNHQLILPKKQFITYALYALVALAFLHYLLFYPALASGKSVVVAQVQEEVAAVVSARVDAPEQLLPLPPPPSPNQGDKALGNRQAEEEVPAPPPCDYSDGEWAPEARPPLYNGTSCGTIKDGQNCMAHGRPDTGYLYWRWRPRGCDLPAFSPEAFLRWLRNKHLAFVGDSLARNQAESLLCLLASRSPPELAYRDGEENRFRRFVFREFNATVSVFWSPFLVKVAEKAEHAGVRHNNVFLDAFDERWMSQLGALDVAVLSVGHWFLIPGVYHDGGRVVACHDCADLNHTETDFFGVFRDAIHRTLAEVTRRHSDGAGKKKVVALTTFSPAHFEGDWDKTGACPKKRPYRAGEKGLGYTESEMRKTVVEAVRSGADAAGAGSGLRFAALDVTALANLRPDGHPGPYMNKDPFGGGGAGDRRVQNDCVHWCMPGPVDTFNEILLQTVLR; from the exons ATGGTCACTAACTTCCTGCAGAAGTACCAGCTCCAGAACCACCAGCTCATACTCCCCAAGAAGCAGTTCATCACCTACGCCCTGTACGCGCTAGTCGCCCTCGCCTTCCTCCATTACCTGCTCTTCTACCCCGCGCTCGCATCTGGCAagtcggtggtggtggcgcaagTGCAGGAGGAGGTCGCAGCGGTTGTCTCAGCTCGGGTGGATGCACCGGAGCagcttcttccccttcctcccccaCCCTCTCCCAACCAAGGAGATAAAGCGTTGGGGAATCGACAAG CCGAGGAAGAagtgcctgcgccgccgccgtgcgacTACTCCGACGGCGAGTGGGCGCCGGAAGCGCGGCCACCGCTCTACAATGGCACGAGCTGCGGCACTATCAAGGACGGCCAGAACTGCATGGCGCACGGCCGGCCCGACACCGGCTACCTCtactggcggtggcggccgcgggGGTGCGACCTGCCGGCCTTCTCCCCTGAGGCGTTCCTCCGCTGGCTCCGCAACAAGCACCTGGCCTTCGTCGGCGACTCCCTGGCGCGGAACCAGGCGGAGTCGCTGCTGTGCCTCCTCGCGTCCCGCTCCCCGCCGGAGCTCGCGTACCGGGACGGCGAGGAGAACCGGTTCCGACGGTTCGTGTTCCGGGAGTTCAACGCCACGGTGTCCGTGTTCTGGTCGCCGTTCCTGGTGAAGGTCGCCGAGAAGGCGGAGCACGCGGGCGTGCGGCACAACAACGTGTTCCTGGACGCGTTCGACGAGCGGTGGATGTCGCAGCTGGGCGCGCTCGACGTCGCGGTCCTGTCCGTGGGCCACTGGTTCCTGATCCCCGGCGTCTACCACGACGGCGGCAGGGTCGTCGCGTGCCACGACTGCGCGGACCTCAACCACACCGAGACCGACTTCTTCGGCGTGTTCCGGGACGCCATCCACCGGACGCTCGCCGAGGTCACCAGGCGGCACAGCGACGgcgcggggaagaagaaggtggtcgCGCTGACCACGTTCTCGCCGGCGCACTTCGAGGGGGACTGGGACAAGACCGGTGCGTGCCCGAAGAAGCGGCCGTACAGGGCCGGCGAGAAGGGGCTGGGGTACACGGAGTCGGAGATGCGGAAGAccgtggtggaggcggtgcggTCCggggccgacgccgccggcgccgggtccGGGCTGCGGTTCGCGGCGCTGGACGTGACGGCGCTGGCGAACCTGCGGCCGGACGGGCACCCCGGGCCGTACATGAACAAGGAcccgttcggcggcggcggcgcgggcgacagGAGGGTGCAGAACGACTGCGTGCACTGGTGCATGCCCGGGCCGGTGGACACGTTCAACGAGATCCTGCTCCAGACCGTCCTCCGGTGA
- the LOC101779465 gene encoding uncharacterized protein LOC101779465 isoform X1, whose amino-acid sequence MGNCQAAEAATVVVQHPGGRVERLYWATSAAEVMRANPGHYVALVTHRADAAGGKPPHPQEQRGAARVTRVKLLKPRDTLALGQAYRLITFAEVTKALQAKKEEKTRRAQQQQLVLLQPKHAGGRATAAGEDSQLPPQLVDGSLDQQQDRDGHRSNPSSAAHSGARHRHWRPSLHSIAEVSS is encoded by the exons ATGGGCAACTgccaggcggcggaggcggcgacggtggtggtgcAGCACCCGGGCGGCCGCGTCGAGCGCCTCTACTgggccaccagcgccgccgagGTCATGCGCGCCAACCCTGGCCACTACGTCGCGCTCGTCACGCaccgcgccgacgccgcgggcgggaagcctcctcatcctcaggagcagcgcggcgcggcgcgggtgaCGCGGGTGAAGCTGCTCAAGCCGCGGGACACGCTAGCGCTCGGCCAGGCGTACCGCCTCATCACCTTCGCCGAGGTCACCAAGGCGCTGCAGGCCAAGAAGGAGGAGAAGACACGGagggcgcagcagcagcagctggtgcTGCTCCAGCCCAAGCACGCCGGAGGGagggccaccgccgccggtgaggACTCGCAGCTGCCGCCGCAGCTGGTGGATGGCAGCCTTGATCAGCAG CAGGACAGGGACGGCCACCGGAGCAATCCTAGCTCGGCAGCGCACTCCGGCGCCAGGCATCGCCATTGGCGCCCTTCTCTGCACAGCATCGCCGAAGTCAGCAGCTGA
- the LOC101779465 gene encoding uncharacterized protein LOC101779465 isoform X2, producing the protein MGNCQAAEAATVVVQHPGGRVERLYWATSAAEVMRANPGHYVALVTHRADAAGGKPPHPQEQRGAARVTRVKLLKPRDTLALGQAYRLITFAEVTKALQAKKEEKTRRAQQQQLVLLQPKHAGGRATAAGEDSQLPPQLVDGSLDQQDRDGHRSNPSSAAHSGARHRHWRPSLHSIAEVSS; encoded by the exons ATGGGCAACTgccaggcggcggaggcggcgacggtggtggtgcAGCACCCGGGCGGCCGCGTCGAGCGCCTCTACTgggccaccagcgccgccgagGTCATGCGCGCCAACCCTGGCCACTACGTCGCGCTCGTCACGCaccgcgccgacgccgcgggcgggaagcctcctcatcctcaggagcagcgcggcgcggcgcgggtgaCGCGGGTGAAGCTGCTCAAGCCGCGGGACACGCTAGCGCTCGGCCAGGCGTACCGCCTCATCACCTTCGCCGAGGTCACCAAGGCGCTGCAGGCCAAGAAGGAGGAGAAGACACGGagggcgcagcagcagcagctggtgcTGCTCCAGCCCAAGCACGCCGGAGGGagggccaccgccgccggtgaggACTCGCAGCTGCCGCCGCAGCTGGTGGATGGCAGCCTTGATCAGCAG GACAGGGACGGCCACCGGAGCAATCCTAGCTCGGCAGCGCACTCCGGCGCCAGGCATCGCCATTGGCGCCCTTCTCTGCACAGCATCGCCGAAGTCAGCAGCTGA